In Mustela lutreola isolate mMusLut2 chromosome 16, mMusLut2.pri, whole genome shotgun sequence, the genomic window GAAGCTCTGGAAACTTAATATAAGTGACTTGATGGAGCAAAATCACCCTTACATTCATGGAGAGACAATCTTAGGGCTGTGGCTCCATGGGCCACTGCAAACATTGCCAGATGTATTTGAACTATAAGCCAGGAAGATCTGTCCGGTGGTCGCTACCTGTCCTCTATCTCAGGATACTTCAAGTCTGACATCTGACCGGATGTCTGGTCAACTGCTACCCTTAGAAGACAGAAACTGGCTTAACATTTGCTCTAATCATTAAGCGTAAATACTTCATTAATTACATTACTTGTGCCACAGGGCTAACTTTGAAAATACACCTGCATCACTGCCTCCTGAAATGACTTTGACTCTACTGACCTATTTATTGTCAGGCCCAAAATGCTGGATCAGTGACAGGAAACAATTTATCAGGTGAAATTTTAATGTATGAGACTCATAAGGAAGTTTCAGGTAGGGAACTGAAGGGATTCTAGACAGCCGGTCCATGCCCCCAGTGCCTGAATGTGCTGCTTTGTCCTGGAGGTAACTTGAGTTCAAGGCACTTGAGAACCTGCAGCCTCAAGAAAGCTTTTCCCTGCTCTCTTAACCACACAATGGAATCTAAATTGGGGCTCTTTCTCAGAACAAGGGTTAGTCACAGAGACCAAGTTTATCTCCATGACCCAACTGTAAGGTAGGACAAATATCCAGTTACCAAATATGTGCTCTTCTTATCACCCTGTGAGGGGTTTTCCTTTCCTCAGAAGCTCCAGGCCCTGACCCGTTTGTCTTAGTTCAGGATGACATTTGTACCTCATCTTGCTTGacagtctttggaatttccaagtCTCTGCAGACTCCCTATATGTACACtgatttaatatgatttttttcttgttaatctgCTCATGTCATTGTGATTCTTAGTCTAGCTAGAAGGATCTTTGAGGTGACAAGAATTCCTGTTCTCTGATAGaggatttgattttcttttttttaagattttattttatttatttgtcatagagagagaagcgagagcaagcacaggcagacagagtggcaggcagaggcagagggagaagcaggctccctgccaagcaaggagcctgatgtgggactcgatcccaggatgctgggatcatgacctgagctgaaggcagccgcttaaccaactgagccacccaggcgtcccgaggatTTGATTTTAATGCCTCATTTCCTGACATCCTATTTAAGGTATataaagagggatgcctgggtggctcagtgggttaagcctctgccttcggcttaggtcatgatcttagggtcctgggatcgagttctgcatcgggctctctgctcagtggggagcctgcttccccctctccctctgcctgctgctctgtttccttgtgctctctctctctctgtcaaataaataaataaaatcttaaaaaaaaaattatgtgaagaAGGTGGAATAGTAGGAAATACTTCTGCAGGAGTTGAGATTTTTGACCTCTGCTGTTGTCACTGTCTCTCAAGGTTCCTTAGTTGTTTCCTGCGTGGTTGCTGTTTTGTCAGTGGTTCCTTAATGCTTCTCAATCCCAGTCAAAATATGTGTCCCACTTAGTTTGTTTACATTAATAGTTTTCTCTCGCATGGTAGGTACCTAATTATACAAATTATGTATTTCCAATGTTTCTTATTTAGGCCACTTGAGCATTAAAATCATCCTTAgtattgttttcatttcatttagacACTTGGAAACAGGTCACCAATGTGTATTGAACATGAATCATACCAGATTGTTGGAAGATGTTTCTCTATCACTTCTTTCATGGTGTGATGGTTACTTTCCATCCTCGTGGGTTGAAATGCTCAGCACTACCTCAGGGGAGTTAGCTGTGACTGAATGTGCTGATTAGAGTCCTCTTGCTCCTTCTGGTGTCACTGGAGATGGTTGATTATATTTTGTGCTGGTTTTCTCTGGAGTCATAAATTCAGAGCACTTAGTATGCTAAGTGGGTGAGTTTTCTATGCTTCCCCGGATGGAGCATCTAAATTATTTGTACTGTGAATGTCATCCCTGGGCCATGGCTGATGGGTGCTGAAGGTGAGTCTGCCAGGTTCTACTAAGAAGAGCTAAGGTCCTTTGTCTTTGGATTTATTCAGAATCTCCTCTACAGAATGCATCAAGCCTTTAAATGGGCTGCATtgtgaagaattttaaatttctaagaggCAGATGCATCTGGGCCTGTAATCTGTGCTTCTCCTGACCATAAAGCATATTGTGGCCATGCGGTATTACAAGACGAAGTCATCGTCCTTTAGTCAAGTCATAACTGAACTACAGCTAATTTTGTAATGTGCAGCCTATTAGGCTATAAGTGGGGAGCTAGATCAGAAACAGTTTCTCATGGCTAgctaaaaaacaatttaaacatggacacttgggtggcttgtTGTGTTTTCAGGGTCCTGTGACTGACTCCTGGTAGagttcatgctgggcatggagcctgcttaagtttctctctccctcttcccctacccaacccccccccccccacaatctgtctctctgtctctgtctttctcttttaaacacacacacactcaacaacaaaacccaccaaGCCTCTCAGATTCCATAGCCTACTATAACTAGTAGAGGACCAGTCAGTCCTCACCAAAATGAGTTTATGATCAAACTCCACccacacaaaaagaaatttctctGCTGTTATCATATACTAAGTTATTTATCAAGAGAGATCTTCCCAGCCAGAAGCCTTACTTCTCCCACTGCAAAATGAAAGCACCATATTCAGGAGTCATTTCACATTTTCCTTCACAGTTTTCTTAAAGCTAAGTTTTTGATATGCACAGTCCTTTTAAAcctttctgttgttgttcattacagtttaattctattttttatacctttaaaacagaacaaatacttttaatgttatttttgcttacatatatatttgtaggtTGAGACCAACTGTGCAAAGTCTCAGGCAGGTGATATTTGTGATATGTCTGTATTGTCACAGAAAATAATCAGATTGGCAAGAGACCAAGAGACACTCAGAGTAGTAGGAgaacttgaatttattttatgctGGTGGACCCAGACGAGCTAGTGCTTAAAGCTCTGGGTCCTACGTAGTGGGATTACAGAGTTTTTATCAGGGGGTGTAGGGGGTCCTCCAAGGGCTATGCTAGCTGCTGGGAGGTACATTTaaactgggggagtgggaggttgctCTAGGCTCTTATGGCAGTGGAGGGGGCTTGTGGTGGGAAGTctgtttacagaagcagaaagagctgGTTATCTCTTGCTCCTTAGTGGGACTTCTAGTTATCTCTTGCTCTATCTACTGGGGTCTGCTGGCCTGGGGCTGCCCTGGGTGAACCTGCTCTGGCTGATTTTCCTCTTCATCCCCCCCTTTCAATGACTTTTTAAACTTAGAATGGACATCGATAATTTCCATTGGATTTTTGTTGATCTAGAGACCTGTATTGAGTTACCAATAATTGCAATTTAATTGATTCCAACTGAGAGCTGATGAATAGGGTGATAAGATTAATAATACGTGGACTGAACAGGAGTACCAACAGGAGCATGCAGAGAGGGCTGGCTAAAGGAAAGAGCCGCACAGCCCAGCCCCATACATCATACCAATTGCCCCAAGGATTTGCTAATTCTTGTCTCCTGTGTGCAGTCTGATCTTGTAGTCATTGGATCATGTCTCTGACTAACTCTGACTGGTTCATGTAGAAACAACATTTCTGATTTGGGAAGAGGCAGAGTTCCCCCCCTTTTTGGCAGTGAGCAGGTCTTAGCCCCTTTGATTCTGTAGTACCCCTGCTTCTAAGGAGTAAATCTGATCTTATATGGTAATCACAGACTTAGCCACCTGCTCCATATCTTCTGCAAGATTTTCTGACAGCTTCTTGTAATAATAGGATGAGGCCATTCCTCCTATCCTTATGCCCACAGCTATCATTATGCCTAATCCAACCAAAAGTGGGATGGTTTGGATGACCCTCTTGGACAATACGTATGCCAACAAGGGAATGGAGAGGGATTGATTTTTGTGGACTATATCTACCTGTGGAGTAGGAAGCATCCATGGACATGGCCCTCTCTGGTTAGCTGGTAAACATTGATGGATATATCTTCCACATGTGAAAAGAGTGCCAGGTTCTGCAGTGCACCATGATGTGGTGGACATGTGCCCATCAAGTTAAGGGCAATTATGTGTGGGTTTGGAGACATTGGGTGTCAGATAGAACTCCTACCAAGGGTTGGTTGTGTTGAGTAAATGGTGGCCCTCTTCTATCACATCACATGCTTGAGGGTCTAAAGTGAGAGGCCCTCCATTGGGAGGAAACCTTAGTAGGGGTTGATCAGGGTCAGCTTTCCAGCAGGTTGGACTGTTTTCTTCGGGGCATCTTGGATCCCTATAGCCCCAGTGTAGCTAGCCTGGGCTTAATGCTTCCTGTCAtgagtttctttcctttattgtaACAAAGAGTGATCTCCCTCAGGTTACAACATTGTCTTGGCATGCTAGAGTGTACCAAAGTACAAGAACAGGGGGACCATGGGCTTGGTGTTACCTGTTCTGGGTTGGGAATGGCTGTAGGTAGAGCAAGAGTAGGAGCTCAGGTAGGGACCTCCTggataggagtggggagagaccgtGAAGGAGACAGGGTAGGTCTACCCTATAGCCATGGTGTATAGGGCTGCATAACAGTTAGGTCATCAATCCACTGGGCTACCAGACACGTAGAATACACTCTCATGTTGACAGAGTTTTGGGTGTGCTGTAGCACATGCATCAAGGCCATTGGACCAAGAGGGCTGCTGGTAATCCTAGCATGTAtgtggtgggtggtgggtggtgggtggtgggtggtgggtgcCCCCAGCATCCTTACAGCCTGCAGCTGGTGGCATTGACTGCCCTCAGTCATGTCGTCATCTAGGTAGCCCGAGCTTAGTTCTATAATTGAAAGCCACAGCATCAGCATTAGGGGATTCATTTTAAAGTGGgactgggggggcacctgggtgactcagtgagttaagtctctgcctttaactcaggtcataatctcagggtcctgggatcgagccacacatcaggctctctgctcagtgggaagcctgcttctccctctctcggtctgcatctctgcctacttgtgatctctctatctctgtcaaataaataaaatcttttaaaaaaaaccaaacctagTTTCTTGCATTTACTGGATGTTTGGCAAAGTActctcataaaagaaaaaaatatgtttggtCTCATAAGTTATTTcggtgtgtgtttttgtttgtattaacTTATACAGATTGTTATAATGCTCTCTAGTGACTAGTAAGTGTTTAAAAAGGATTGTTGTTGCCATTCTTCATAGTCTAGTAGCACCTATAATTGTCATAAAATCATTCCCTCTGAACTTGCCAAATAAGagtattttggggggcacctgggtggctcagtgggttaaagcctctgccttcggctcaggtcatgatcccagagtcctgggattgagccccacattgggctgtctgttcagcagggagcctgcttcctcttctctctctctctgcctgcctctctgcctacttgtgatctccatctgtcaaataaataaataaaatcttaaaaaaaaaaaaagagtattttgggAAACTGTTTTCTAGAATTCTATAATGTCCTCTCTTCTCTACTGAGGATAATGCTGTGTTGAAAAATAATCCAACGGGGtttactgggtggctcagtgggttaagcctctgcctttggctcagatactgatctcaggttcctgggatcatgccctgggagcctgcttccctccccactctctctgtctgcctctttgcctacttgtgatatctctctctctctctgtctctctgtgtcaaatataatacataaaaatcttttaaaaagaaaagtaatccaGCAAAATgcatattcctatttttaaactaGATGAGTCTCACTCTATCTGAGCCAGATCCTGGAGTCAAGGAGCCCTGGGATCTGGAGAGAAAGCGTCTTACACTCCAGTGGGTAGGAAGAGTAAAGCAGGTGACACAGGGGAGGTGCGAAGGTCAAGCAGGAGACCACACCTTAACATGGGATTTGGGAAGTGCTACTTGAAATAATGTTCTCAAAATGTAACTGAATTGCAGTATAACTAATGCCCAAATGTGTATTTTACATAGCAGTGATATTCAGGATATTTTACAACAATCATGGTCTTTCTCTATTCAGAGATGTTTGTTGTTGCTTCTGAAGGGAGACTACGACCTTGGCATTCTGTTTTAAAGTggaactctttttaaaagatgtacttatgcattttctttttctcccgcCCTCCTATGTAGATCTTTTCCGCAAGTGCGTGCCTTCCCTCCTCCAATCCCCGCAGGGTCCTCGGCCGCGGTGGCGTATTAGAGGCAGCAGTGCCTGCGGCAGCATTGGCCTTTGCAGCTGCGGCAGCAGCACCAGGCTCTGCAGCGGCACCCCCCAGCGGCTTAAGCCATGGCGCTTCTGACGGCATTCAGCAGCAGCGTTGCAGTAACCGACAAAGACATCTTCGAATTAAGCACATTCCTCGATGCCAGTAAAGTCCCGCGACATGGCCGAGATGAGTTTCCTGAGCAGCGAGGTGTTGGTGGGGGACTTGATGTCCCCCTTCGACCAGTCGGGTTTGGGGGCTGAGGAAGGCCTAGGTCTCTTAGACGACTACCTGGAGGTGGCCAAGCACTTCAAACCTCATGGGTTCTCCAGCGACAAGGCTAAGGCGGGCTCCTGGGAATGGCAGGCTGTGGATGGGTTGGTCAGTGCCTCAGACAACGGCAAGGAGGATGCCTTCTCCGGGACAGATTGGATGGTGGAGAAAATGGATCTGAAGGAGTTTGATTTTGATTCTCTGTTCAGTATAGATGACCTGGAAACCATGCCAGATGAGCTTTTGGCCACGTTGGATGACACGTGTGATCTCTTCCACCCCTTAGTCCAGGAGACAAATAAGGAGCCCCCCCAGACGGTGAACCCAATTGGCCATCTTCCAGAAAGTTTACCCAAAACAGACCAGATTGCCCCCTTTACCTTCCTGCAATCACTTCCTCTATCCCCAGGGGCGCTGTGCTCCACTCCAGATCATTCCTTTAGTTTAGAGCTGGGCAGTGAAGTGGATATTTCTGAAGGAGATAGAAAGTCAGACTCTACTGCTTACATTACCATGATCCCTCAGTGCATCAAGGAGGAGCATGCCCCCTCAGATAATGATAGCGGCATCTGTATGAGTCCTGAGTCCTATCTGGGGTCCCCACAGCATAGCCCCTCTACCTCCAGGGGCTCTCCAAATAGGAGCTTGCTGTCTCCAGGTTTCCTCTGTGGTTCTGCCCGCCCCAAACCCTATGATCCTCCTGGAGAGAAGACAGCAGCAAAAGTAAAGGTTGAGAAACTAGAtaagaagctgaaaaaaatggAGCAGAACAAGAC contains:
- the LOC131818296 gene encoding cyclic AMP-dependent transcription factor ATF-4-like: MPVKSRDMAEMSFLSSEVLVGDLMSPFDQSGLGAEEGLGLLDDYLEVAKHFKPHGFSSDKAKAGSWEWQAVDGLVSASDNGKEDAFSGTDWMVEKMDLKEFDFDSLFSIDDLETMPDELLATLDDTCDLFHPLVQETNKEPPQTVNPIGHLPESLPKTDQIAPFTFLQSLPLSPGALCSTPDHSFSLELGSEVDISEGDRKSDSTAYITMIPQCIKEEHAPSDNDSGICMSPESYLGSPQHSPSTSRGSPNRSLLSPGFLCGSARPKPYDPPGEKTAAKVKVEKLDKKLKKMEQNKTAATRYRQKKRAEQEALIGECKELEKKNEALKERAESLAKDIQYLKDLIEEVRKAREKKRVP